A window of Longispora fulva contains these coding sequences:
- a CDS encoding DUF4328 domain-containing protein, whose protein sequence is MHCPSCNAALSETDPACRTCGLPAGLVAQPRPLLSLTGPAIGSYVAVAVSLVGLLIATLSPLLEIAVVRSDAEFNYGVLVELAGYLLLILGLVAGVVFMVIWTYRARKNTDLIPDAWPQQPVWMSVGGWFIPLAQYVLVPMALKDIALNSEPAPESGRTKVSGSLITWWWLTFFAFNCVSRLGNANDGEIDTEFYTPYSTGESFDVDKVTGLLGSKVALGLPGLVALTAAGVLAVIVIRGITAAQVSRQPRIW, encoded by the coding sequence GTGCACTGCCCGTCCTGCAACGCCGCGCTGTCCGAGACCGACCCGGCCTGTCGCACCTGTGGCCTTCCGGCCGGCCTCGTCGCGCAGCCCCGGCCGCTGTTGTCCCTGACCGGCCCGGCCATCGGCAGCTACGTCGCGGTCGCCGTCAGCTTGGTGGGTCTGCTGATCGCGACGCTGTCGCCGCTGCTGGAGATCGCGGTCGTGCGGTCCGACGCGGAGTTCAACTACGGAGTGTTGGTCGAGCTCGCCGGCTATCTGCTGTTGATTCTCGGCCTGGTCGCCGGCGTCGTCTTCATGGTGATCTGGACCTACCGGGCCCGGAAGAACACCGACCTGATCCCGGATGCCTGGCCCCAGCAGCCCGTCTGGATGTCGGTGGGCGGCTGGTTCATCCCGCTCGCCCAGTACGTCCTGGTGCCGATGGCGTTGAAGGACATCGCACTCAACAGCGAGCCCGCCCCGGAGAGCGGCCGGACGAAGGTGTCCGGCTCCCTGATCACGTGGTGGTGGTTGACGTTCTTCGCGTTCAACTGCGTCTCCCGGCTCGGCAACGCCAACGACGGCGAGATCGACACGGAGTTCTACACCCCCTACTCGACCGGCGAGTCGTTCGACGTCGACAAGGTCACCGGTCTGCTGGGCTCCAAGGTCGCCCTGGGGCTGCCGGGCCTGGTGGCGCTCACCGCCGCGGGGGTGCTGGCGGTCATCGTGATCCGGGGCATCACGGCAGCCCAGGTCAGCCGCCAGCCCCGGATATGGTGA
- a CDS encoding DUF2269 family protein: MGTFLRLLHVLSAILIIGPLAVIPLHGLRGLRDRDVVTVREAGKAATRLGFASILVAVLGGILAKYLKYRTGTPWIVIAATLYIVLVVIVLFWTAPALRKAARTIEAGTFELPAPPEGADQPATPEMMAATGSYLTTKSEVDKAVGRVGAAAGVTLLLVVAIVTLMVSRPFGR; encoded by the coding sequence ATGGGTACATTTCTACGGCTGCTGCACGTACTCTCCGCCATCCTGATCATCGGGCCACTGGCGGTGATCCCCCTGCACGGCCTCCGCGGGCTGCGCGACCGGGACGTCGTCACCGTCCGCGAGGCCGGCAAGGCCGCCACCCGGCTCGGGTTCGCGTCGATCCTGGTGGCCGTGCTCGGCGGGATCCTGGCGAAGTACCTGAAGTACCGGACCGGCACGCCCTGGATCGTGATCGCCGCGACCCTGTACATCGTGCTCGTGGTCATCGTGTTGTTCTGGACCGCGCCGGCGCTCCGCAAGGCCGCGAGGACCATCGAGGCCGGCACCTTCGAGCTGCCGGCGCCCCCGGAGGGCGCGGACCAGCCGGCCACACCGGAGATGATGGCGGCGACCGGGAGCTATCTCACCACGAAGTCCGAGGTCGACAAGGCCGTCGGGCGGGTCGGCGCGGCCGCCGGGGTCACCCTGCTGCTCGTGGTCGCGATCGTGACGCTGATGGTGAGCAGGCCGTTCGGGCGCTGA
- a CDS encoding amidase, translating into MAWVGATAREIARAVRRGDASATEVVADHLDYIRSTDRHLGAFRALRGPRALAEAEAVDGLPELTNLPLAGVPVAVKENVAVAGERSGADWPHVADADHEVVRRLRGAGAIVVGTSRMPELGLWGTCDDKEIVTRNPWRLDRSPGGSSGGSAAAVSAGLVPIAHGNDGLGSIRIPAACCGLVGLKPGRGVVPAGIGANAWYGLAENGILATTVADAAVGFAVLAGRRTHKLTEPGRLRVAVSLHSPIPGVSPDADNRAAVSRAVRSLVGAGHSAIRAEVPYPKRLGAVVLATWTASSYLDSRDLDYSELQRRTRRHVALGEQAVRTAEVTSGQRTRWRGQALSWLGDYDLLVTPALAGAPLEAAEWSRRPWRANLVANMRYAPYSAPWNVAGLPAIVVPSGVRGDGLPAAVQLVGPPGSELMLLAVAGLLELAAPWRRHAPSWPRAPRSRS; encoded by the coding sequence ATGGCCTGGGTCGGTGCAACCGCGCGGGAGATCGCTCGGGCGGTGCGGCGCGGCGATGCGTCAGCGACCGAGGTGGTGGCCGACCACCTGGACTACATCCGGTCCACGGACCGGCACCTGGGCGCGTTCCGGGCACTGCGGGGGCCGCGGGCGCTGGCCGAGGCCGAGGCCGTGGACGGGCTGCCGGAGCTGACGAACCTGCCCCTCGCCGGGGTGCCGGTGGCGGTGAAGGAGAACGTCGCGGTCGCCGGTGAGCGGTCGGGGGCCGACTGGCCGCACGTGGCCGACGCCGACCACGAGGTGGTCCGCCGGCTGCGCGGGGCCGGGGCGATCGTGGTGGGCACGTCCCGCATGCCCGAGCTGGGCCTGTGGGGGACGTGCGACGACAAGGAGATCGTGACCCGCAACCCGTGGCGGCTGGACCGCTCGCCGGGCGGGTCGTCGGGGGGTTCGGCGGCGGCGGTCTCCGCGGGGCTGGTGCCGATCGCGCACGGCAATGACGGGCTGGGGTCGATCCGGATCCCGGCGGCGTGCTGCGGACTCGTCGGGCTGAAGCCGGGCCGGGGCGTGGTGCCGGCCGGGATCGGGGCCAACGCGTGGTACGGGCTGGCGGAGAACGGCATCCTCGCCACCACGGTCGCCGACGCCGCGGTCGGGTTCGCGGTGCTGGCCGGCCGGCGGACGCACAAGCTGACCGAGCCGGGCCGGCTGCGGGTGGCGGTGTCCCTGCACAGCCCGATTCCCGGGGTCAGCCCCGATGCCGACAACCGGGCGGCGGTCAGTCGGGCCGTGCGGTCGCTGGTCGGGGCGGGGCACTCGGCGATCCGGGCGGAGGTGCCGTACCCGAAGAGGCTCGGTGCCGTGGTTCTCGCGACGTGGACGGCCTCGTCCTACCTGGACTCCCGCGATCTGGACTACTCCGAGCTGCAACGCCGCACCCGGCGGCACGTGGCGCTCGGCGAGCAGGCGGTGCGCACGGCCGAGGTCACGTCCGGGCAGCGGACCCGGTGGCGCGGCCAGGCTCTGAGCTGGCTGGGCGACTACGACCTGCTGGTCACGCCGGCGCTGGCGGGGGCGCCGCTGGAGGCCGCCGAGTGGTCCCGCCGGCCGTGGCGGGCGAACCTGGTGGCCAACATGCGCTACGCCCCCTACTCCGCCCCGTGGAACGTCGCGGGCCTGCCGGCGATCGTGGTGCCGTCCGGGGTGCGCGGCGACGGCCTGCCGGCGGCCGTGCAACTGGTCGGGCCGCCCGGCTCGGAGCTGATGCTGCTGGCCGTGGCCGGGCTGCTGGAGCTGGCGGCCCCGTGGCGCCGGCACGCGCCGAGCTGGCCGAGAGCCCCAAGATCAAGATCTTGA
- a CDS encoding cystathionine gamma-synthase: protein MTHGFDTLAIHAGQEPDPRTGAVVVPIYQTSTYKQDGVGGLREGYEYSRSANPTRTALEECLQALEGGQRGLAFASGLAAEDALIRTVCKPGDHVVIPDDAYGGTFRLFAKVAERWGISWTSAKLSDVAAVRAAIRPETKIVWVETPTNPLLGIADIAALAGVAHEGGAKLVVDNTFASPYLQQPLSHGADVVVHSTTKYVGGHSDVVGGALIAADAGLGEELAYHQNAMGAVAGPFDAWLTLRGIKTLAVRMERHSDNAERIAEYLVRHPKVHTVYYPGLPEHPGHEIAAKQMHRFGGMISFRVQGGEQAAVEVCNRATLFTLGESLGGVESLIEHPGRMTHASVAGTSLEVPADLVRLSVGIETVDDLLADLAEALG, encoded by the coding sequence ATGACACACGGCTTCGATACGCTCGCCATTCACGCCGGTCAGGAGCCTGACCCCCGCACCGGCGCGGTGGTGGTGCCCATATACCAGACGTCCACGTACAAGCAGGATGGCGTGGGTGGCCTGCGCGAGGGGTATGAGTACTCCCGTTCGGCCAACCCGACCCGCACCGCGCTGGAGGAGTGCCTGCAGGCGCTGGAGGGCGGGCAGCGGGGTCTCGCGTTCGCCAGCGGCCTGGCCGCCGAGGACGCCCTGATCAGGACCGTGTGCAAGCCGGGCGACCACGTGGTCATCCCCGACGACGCGTACGGGGGCACGTTCCGGCTGTTCGCGAAGGTCGCCGAGCGCTGGGGGATCAGCTGGACGTCGGCGAAGCTGTCCGACGTGGCGGCGGTGCGGGCGGCGATCCGGCCGGAGACGAAGATCGTCTGGGTGGAGACGCCGACGAACCCGCTGCTGGGGATCGCCGACATCGCGGCGCTGGCCGGGGTCGCGCACGAGGGCGGGGCGAAGCTGGTCGTGGACAACACGTTCGCGTCCCCTTACCTGCAGCAGCCGTTGTCGCACGGCGCGGACGTGGTGGTGCACTCGACGACGAAGTACGTGGGCGGGCACTCGGACGTGGTCGGTGGCGCGCTGATCGCCGCGGACGCCGGGCTGGGCGAGGAGCTGGCGTACCACCAGAACGCGATGGGGGCCGTGGCCGGTCCGTTCGACGCGTGGCTCACGCTGCGGGGGATCAAGACCCTCGCCGTGCGGATGGAGCGGCACTCGGACAACGCTGAGCGGATCGCGGAGTACCTGGTGCGGCACCCGAAGGTGCACACCGTCTACTACCCGGGGCTCCCGGAGCACCCGGGGCACGAGATCGCGGCCAAGCAGATGCACCGGTTCGGTGGCATGATCAGTTTCCGGGTGCAGGGCGGCGAGCAGGCGGCCGTCGAGGTCTGCAACCGGGCCACGCTGTTCACGCTGGGCGAGTCTCTGGGCGGGGTCGAGTCGTTGATCGAGCATCCGGGCCGGATGACCCACGCCTCGGTGGCGGGCACGTCGCTGGAGGTGCCCGCCGATCTGGTGCGGTTGTCCGTCGGCATCGAGACCGTCGACGACCTGCTCGCGGACCTCGCCGAAGCACTCGGCTAG
- the msrA gene encoding peptide-methionine (S)-S-oxide reductase MsrA, with product MRRPRDLDIPTAEQALPGRAEAIRVAARHTVLGTPLVGPWPSGFEVAILGLGCFWGAERIFWRLPGVYSTSAGYAGGHTPNPTYEEVCSGGTGHAEVVQVVFDPAVISYETVLKEFWENHDPTQGMRQGNDLGTQYRSAILTTTVEQQAVAEASRAAFGPVVAGAGLGVITTEIEPAREFFYAEDYHQQYLDKNPGGYCNHGPNGLSCPIGVARG from the coding sequence ATGCGCAGACCACGTGATCTCGACATCCCCACCGCTGAGCAGGCCCTGCCCGGCCGCGCGGAGGCCATCCGGGTCGCGGCCCGGCACACCGTCCTCGGTACCCCTCTCGTGGGCCCCTGGCCTTCCGGTTTCGAGGTGGCCATCCTCGGCCTCGGCTGCTTCTGGGGCGCGGAGCGGATCTTCTGGAGGCTCCCGGGGGTGTACTCGACCTCGGCGGGGTACGCCGGGGGACACACCCCGAATCCGACATACGAGGAGGTGTGCTCCGGGGGGACCGGGCACGCCGAGGTGGTCCAGGTCGTCTTCGACCCCGCCGTGATCTCCTACGAGACGGTGCTGAAGGAGTTCTGGGAGAACCACGACCCGACGCAGGGGATGCGGCAGGGCAACGACCTGGGGACGCAGTACCGGTCGGCGATCCTGACGACGACGGTGGAGCAGCAGGCGGTGGCGGAGGCGTCGCGGGCGGCGTTCGGGCCGGTGGTGGCGGGGGCCGGGCTCGGGGTGATCACCACGGAGATCGAGCCGGCGAGGGAGTTCTTCTACGCCGAGGACTACCACCAGCAGTACCTGGACAAGAACCCCGGGGGCTACTGCAACCACGGCCCCAACGGGCTGAGCTGCCCCATCGGCGTGGCCCGGGGGTGA
- a CDS encoding DUF6980 family protein → MSGCGRGFEAGWRAYGLPVHDGGASYIAIVHCPWCGSRLPQTVEEEWEAAVRARGLDPDAEDDLPAHLDWERAGYRRDSALLAAIGAHLAPQVSRISVRLPRQLADDAVAAWHRDDEGDIGEETPEQAAVRDHAAYLALIGLVITQRGVADGDEVVVDLDVTHVGAALRAAEG, encoded by the coding sequence CTGTCCGGATGCGGTCGTGGTTTCGAGGCCGGGTGGCGGGCCTATGGCCTGCCCGTCCACGACGGCGGCGCGAGCTACATCGCCATCGTGCACTGTCCGTGGTGCGGGTCCCGGCTGCCGCAGACCGTCGAGGAGGAGTGGGAGGCCGCCGTCCGCGCCAGGGGGCTGGACCCCGACGCCGAGGACGACCTGCCGGCACACCTGGACTGGGAGCGCGCGGGATACCGGCGTGACTCGGCACTCCTGGCCGCGATCGGGGCGCATCTCGCTCCCCAGGTCAGTCGAATCAGTGTCCGACTGCCGCGCCAGTTGGCCGATGACGCCGTCGCCGCGTGGCATCGTGACGACGAGGGCGACATCGGCGAGGAGACACCGGAACAGGCCGCCGTGCGGGACCATGCCGCGTATCTGGCCCTGATCGGACTCGTCATCACACAGCGTGGCGTGGCCGACGGCGACGAGGTCGTGGTGGACCTGGACGTCACCCACGTCGGGGCCGCGCTACGAGCCGCAGAGGGCTGA
- a CDS encoding right-handed parallel beta-helix repeat-containing protein, translating into MRRHRLIGLAMATLAATTGLVATAGPAAASSSIYVDNTGKNYPCSDSGVGDVTRPFCTLNAAAAVTVPGSDVVVTGTYDERLTITRSGTADHPITFWSSDGTLSGPHAAIAIEGQHDVGIEFLTVWNQADVPPIAVSNSTRITLEYPRVSSSRAAGVQLTAVTNSMLKNVRVVQGTSPGISLDAATSGVTVSDATIESPVATSRGAGVLVLGSHNTVTRNTIKGNRTAGVTLGAGATGNAVSANVITLTTTDSVGVDNAGATGTGISNNAVTSSCSAAIRVADGSSAVSVQNNVVRVGATGTCNPDKAIGIGVYGTATSTTTVDYNTVRSGATSRPYAWPTTVASLAEFRSLSGQGAHDLDSPDDAVNIDSANSAAPGFPEADLLGHRPQDNPEVTNSGTGPVGYADRGTTEQVKAPTLNARLSASDRGRTIAVDASGSTPGWAPIASYTFFFNDNTTITQASPVASHTFPQRSEHVPVTVTVTDTSGLQARETKLIQPGDSYVPVPPVRVLDTRERIGVPTTTPIAPGGLVTLQVTDHNGVPATGVTSVTMNVTVTEPTASGFLTAFPHDMWPGGGTTSNLNWVRGQTVPNLVVVQVHDGKVDFSNSSSGTVHVVADLVGYHTDGDGSRYVPASPTRVLDTREAVGRNPVAPGGTLTLQVTGANGVPATGVTAVTMNVTVTQPTANGFLTVYPDGQALPNASNLNWTPGLTAPNLVVVPVVNGKVAFHNTSPGTVHVVADLVGYHTTGTGSVFHAYQPKRVLDTRSRIGTDGTTPVAPNSDLSLNLWSLAEQSGPITGVVLNMTVTEPTANGFLTAYPGTAQQRPNASNLNWVPGQTVPNLVVVPVDSDNQIRLFNTSPGTVHVVADVYGYYTN; encoded by the coding sequence GTGCGCAGACACCGCCTCATCGGCCTCGCCATGGCCACCCTCGCCGCGACCACGGGCCTGGTCGCCACCGCCGGCCCGGCCGCAGCGTCCAGCTCGATCTACGTCGACAATACCGGCAAGAACTATCCGTGCTCCGACTCCGGCGTCGGTGACGTCACCAGACCCTTCTGCACCTTGAACGCCGCAGCCGCGGTGACCGTTCCGGGCAGTGACGTCGTCGTCACGGGAACGTACGACGAACGGCTCACGATCACGAGGTCGGGCACGGCCGACCACCCGATCACGTTCTGGAGCAGCGACGGCACTCTGTCCGGCCCGCATGCCGCCATCGCGATCGAGGGCCAGCACGATGTCGGCATCGAGTTCCTGACGGTCTGGAACCAGGCCGACGTCCCGCCGATCGCCGTCAGCAACTCGACCCGGATCACCCTGGAGTATCCCCGGGTCAGCTCGTCCAGGGCCGCCGGAGTCCAGCTCACGGCTGTCACAAACTCCATGCTGAAGAACGTGCGGGTAGTGCAGGGCACGTCACCGGGGATCAGCCTGGACGCCGCGACCAGCGGGGTCACGGTCAGCGATGCGACGATCGAATCACCGGTCGCCACGTCCAGGGGAGCCGGTGTGCTGGTGCTCGGCTCCCACAACACGGTCACCCGGAACACGATCAAGGGGAACCGCACGGCGGGCGTCACGCTCGGCGCCGGCGCCACCGGCAACGCGGTGTCCGCTAACGTCATCACGCTCACGACGACCGACTCCGTGGGGGTCGACAACGCCGGGGCCACCGGCACCGGGATATCGAACAACGCCGTGACCAGCTCCTGCTCGGCGGCGATCCGGGTCGCCGACGGCTCGAGCGCCGTGTCCGTGCAGAACAACGTGGTGCGGGTCGGAGCGACCGGTACCTGCAACCCCGACAAGGCGATCGGCATCGGGGTGTACGGCACGGCAACGTCCACCACCACCGTCGACTACAACACCGTCCGCTCCGGCGCGACCAGCCGGCCGTACGCGTGGCCGACCACGGTCGCCTCGCTCGCGGAGTTCCGGTCCCTCTCGGGTCAGGGCGCGCACGATCTCGACTCCCCCGACGACGCGGTGAACATCGACTCGGCGAACTCGGCGGCTCCCGGCTTCCCCGAGGCAGACCTCCTCGGCCACCGCCCCCAGGACAATCCCGAGGTGACCAACTCGGGCACCGGCCCCGTCGGGTACGCCGACCGGGGCACCACTGAGCAGGTGAAGGCCCCGACGCTGAACGCCCGGCTGTCCGCGTCGGACCGGGGCCGGACGATCGCGGTCGACGCCAGCGGGTCCACGCCGGGTTGGGCGCCGATCGCGTCGTACACGTTCTTCTTCAACGACAACACCACGATCACCCAGGCCAGCCCGGTCGCCTCGCACACCTTTCCGCAGCGCAGCGAGCACGTACCGGTCACGGTGACGGTGACGGACACCAGCGGCCTGCAGGCCCGGGAGACCAAGCTCATCCAGCCCGGTGACAGCTATGTCCCGGTCCCGCCGGTCCGGGTGCTCGACACCCGGGAGCGGATCGGGGTCCCGACGACCACACCGATCGCTCCGGGCGGCCTGGTGACCCTGCAGGTGACGGACCACAACGGTGTGCCGGCGACCGGGGTCACGTCGGTGACGATGAACGTGACGGTCACCGAGCCGACGGCCTCCGGATTCCTGACGGCGTTCCCGCATGACATGTGGCCGGGCGGCGGGACGACGTCCAATCTGAACTGGGTGCGGGGCCAGACGGTGCCGAACCTCGTCGTGGTCCAGGTACACGACGGCAAGGTGGACTTCAGCAACTCCAGCAGCGGCACGGTGCACGTGGTGGCGGACCTGGTGGGCTACCACACGGACGGAGACGGCAGCAGGTATGTTCCGGCCAGCCCCACCCGGGTGCTGGACACCCGCGAGGCGGTCGGCAGGAACCCGGTTGCTCCCGGCGGCACGCTGACCCTCCAGGTCACGGGCGCGAACGGGGTGCCGGCCACGGGCGTCACCGCCGTCACGATGAACGTGACGGTCACCCAGCCGACGGCCAACGGCTTCCTCACGGTGTACCCGGACGGCCAGGCCCTGCCCAACGCCTCCAACCTGAACTGGACCCCCGGCCTGACCGCACCGAACCTGGTGGTCGTCCCCGTGGTCAACGGCAAGGTCGCCTTCCACAACACCAGCCCCGGCACGGTGCACGTCGTCGCGGACCTCGTCGGCTACCACACCACCGGTACCGGCAGCGTGTTCCACGCCTACCAACCGAAGCGGGTACTCGACACCCGGAGCCGGATCGGCACCGACGGCACCACGCCGGTCGCTCCGAACAGCGATCTGTCCCTTAACCTGTGGTCGCTGGCCGAACAGTCGGGTCCGATCACGGGCGTCGTACTCAACATGACCGTCACCGAGCCCACGGCGAACGGCTTCCTGACCGCCTACCCCGGTACGGCCCAGCAGCGGCCGAACGCCTCGAACCTGAACTGGGTTCCGGGGCAGACGGTGCCGAATCTGGTCGTCGTCCCGGTCGACAGTGACAACCAGATCCGGTTGTTCAACACCAGTCCCGGCACGGTGCACGTCGTCGCGGACGTCTACGGGTACTACACGAACTGA
- a CDS encoding MarR family winged helix-turn-helix transcriptional regulator — MKNVRMDATVAFRLSSLAAAVTDQFAGRIEGLGLKPRHADLMAAVAVGAPRSQQDLARTMGVAPSLIVALADQLEDLKALHRVRDPHDRRRQVLTLTRKGRTLLAACTAHARAVDAELTARLVPLERDMLHHVLGTLAPGSPPAGR; from the coding sequence ATGAAGAATGTCCGGATGGACGCCACGGTCGCCTTCCGGCTCAGTTCCCTGGCTGCCGCCGTCACCGACCAGTTCGCCGGCCGGATCGAGGGCCTCGGCCTCAAGCCCCGGCACGCCGACCTGATGGCGGCCGTCGCGGTCGGCGCGCCCCGCTCGCAACAGGACCTCGCCCGCACGATGGGCGTCGCCCCGAGCCTGATAGTCGCGCTCGCCGACCAGCTGGAAGACCTCAAAGCCCTTCATCGGGTACGCGATCCGCACGACCGCCGCCGCCAGGTCCTGACGCTGACCCGCAAGGGCCGAACCCTCCTGGCGGCGTGCACCGCGCACGCCCGGGCGGTAGACGCCGAGTTGACGGCCCGGCTGGTGCCGCTGGAGCGCGACATGCTGCACCACGTGCTCGGCACCCTGGCCCCCGGATCACCGCCGGCCGGCAGGTAG
- a CDS encoding ASCH domain-containing protein, translated as MSHEELPIFELGFPGPLRDQLVAAVLSGAKTSTSALAIDYETEGSPLPEPGERAVLIDSDARPVALIEMTEVRVVRVGDCDLQHAIDEGEGFTTVAEWRRDHEKFWHGDEVREELGDPEFTITDDTLMVAQRFRVVSLL; from the coding sequence ATGTCCCACGAAGAGCTGCCGATTTTCGAACTCGGCTTCCCCGGACCCCTCCGCGACCAACTGGTCGCCGCCGTCCTGTCCGGAGCGAAGACCTCCACCAGCGCCCTGGCCATCGACTACGAGACGGAGGGCAGTCCGTTGCCGGAACCAGGCGAGCGGGCCGTGCTCATCGATTCCGACGCCCGCCCCGTCGCCCTGATCGAGATGACGGAGGTCCGGGTCGTGCGGGTCGGCGACTGCGACCTCCAGCACGCCATCGACGAGGGGGAAGGGTTCACGACCGTGGCCGAGTGGCGGCGGGACCACGAGAAGTTCTGGCACGGCGACGAGGTGCGCGAGGAGCTGGGCGATCCGGAGTTCACGATCACCGACGACACGCTGATGGTCGCCCAACGGTTCCGGGTCGTCAGCCTGCTCTGA
- a CDS encoding alpha/beta fold hydrolase, whose protein sequence is MTTTKFLDLTDGRLSYDDQGEGPLVVCVPAMIGLRSEFRFTTPLLVAAGFRVVTVDIRGMGESSAAWPEYGSGPTGHDLVALIRHLDAGPALIAGCSSGAGSAVVAAATAPELVSGIALLSPFLRDAKGGLAMTLVRAAARVPGVAGALWKSHYVQMYPGTKPADFAAERARLAANLAQPGRGRAARAYICDMSHAEAESLIPRVTAPAVVVMGTADPDFPDPAAEANWAAESLRADLVMVEGSGHHPQAQAPEQVVAAIRKLAGV, encoded by the coding sequence ATGACGACGACGAAGTTCCTGGACCTGACCGACGGCCGCCTCTCCTACGATGACCAGGGCGAAGGCCCCCTCGTGGTGTGCGTGCCGGCGATGATCGGGCTGCGCTCGGAGTTCCGCTTCACCACCCCGCTCCTGGTGGCCGCCGGGTTCCGGGTGGTCACTGTGGACATCCGCGGCATGGGCGAGTCGAGCGCCGCGTGGCCGGAGTACGGCAGCGGCCCGACCGGACACGACCTGGTCGCGCTGATCCGGCACCTCGACGCGGGTCCTGCGTTGATCGCCGGCTGCTCCTCCGGTGCGGGTTCCGCCGTCGTCGCCGCAGCCACGGCACCCGAGCTGGTGTCCGGGATCGCGCTGCTCAGCCCGTTCCTGCGGGACGCGAAGGGCGGGCTGGCGATGACCCTGGTCAGGGCGGCGGCCCGGGTCCCCGGCGTCGCGGGGGCGCTGTGGAAGAGCCACTACGTCCAGATGTACCCGGGGACGAAGCCCGCCGACTTCGCCGCCGAGCGCGCCCGGCTCGCCGCCAACCTGGCCCAGCCCGGCCGGGGTCGGGCCGCCAGGGCCTACATTTGCGACATGTCACACGCCGAGGCGGAGAGCCTCATCCCCCGGGTCACGGCCCCGGCCGTGGTCGTCATGGGCACCGCCGACCCCGACTTCCCCGACCCTGCCGCCGAGGCGAACTGGGCCGCGGAGTCGCTGCGCGCGGACCTGGTGATGGTCGAGGGCTCGGGACACCACCCGCAGGCGCAGGCGCCCGAGCAGGTCGTCGCGGCGATCCGCAAGCTCGCCGGTGTCTGA
- a CDS encoding TetR/AcrR family transcriptional regulator, translating to MSESTAGTGSRLGRKAGLTTGSVIAAAADLADEIGLHNLTLAVLADRLGVRSPSLYRHVNGLPELLFQIALRGVEELADAMAGAPDLAAVAHAYRRYAVAHPGRYAASLRADPRLDEAGGRALAPMFALIASYGVPDADRVHAARIVRSMLHGFVSLELAGGFGLPDSLDETYERLIAAVEQGLTRS from the coding sequence GTGTCTGAGTCGACGGCCGGAACCGGGTCGCGGTTGGGCCGGAAGGCCGGGCTGACCACCGGGAGCGTCATCGCCGCCGCCGCCGACCTGGCCGACGAGATCGGCCTGCACAACCTGACTCTCGCGGTCCTCGCCGACCGGCTCGGGGTCCGCTCCCCTTCGCTGTACCGGCACGTCAACGGCCTTCCGGAGCTGCTGTTCCAGATCGCGCTCCGCGGGGTCGAGGAACTCGCCGACGCCATGGCCGGCGCCCCGGACCTGGCGGCCGTCGCGCACGCCTACCGGAGGTACGCCGTGGCACACCCAGGCCGCTATGCCGCCAGCCTGCGGGCGGACCCGCGCCTCGACGAGGCCGGCGGGCGGGCGCTGGCCCCGATGTTCGCCCTGATCGCTTCCTATGGCGTGCCCGACGCGGACCGGGTGCACGCCGCCCGGATCGTGCGCAGCATGTTGCACGGCTTCGTGTCACTGGAACTCGCCGGCGGCTTCGGCCTTCCCGACAGCCTCGACGAGACGTATGAGCGGCTGATCGCCGCCGTGGAGCAAGGGCTCACGCGCAGCTGA